A DNA window from Anastrepha obliqua isolate idAnaObli1 chromosome 5, idAnaObli1_1.0, whole genome shotgun sequence contains the following coding sequences:
- the LOC129247512 gene encoding uncharacterized protein LOC129247512: MQTGNASVGGKDYNSTSTSASASADWHYWCRLCAKIDTHSENIFYEHQPQITYSGGKSDDNRCTMAVAIGKYFCLQIKHDDDLPKLLCTECISLVTTLLDFNERVVKVQEMYAELQSSQIGNNVDFQSTRLKYGILKEDPAQLYKNRYGEDCFTEKFDQASIADMHNFEIKLITEIPSDGIQADEGSHALEFEGTEGDDPFAGGVIIETPETQTLRAIKECDGESNDGKLFDFIPLNAQNKLLKTEINTNEKGGSSKKDKKLKLIDTNRKRSNKNSFGKKLEKCITDTEGKSTDDKYFCSTCSLHFQRPGNYRVHMKKSHGIVYELDPFTCPQCHKSFKTGYKLNRHIKTHQPLSEKRIFPCPQCDRKFQTKDYVARHIKFVHEDIRPFICEECGEGTRTETTLREHMLIHTDLAPFECEICKKGFKNESRLKNHMEIHSSSKHICRECGLQLNSRVTFNRHMLVHSDIMRHKCDYCGRAFKRAKTLKNHLILHSGLKPYTCDFCDRTFATGANCRTHKRKSHPEELAALEASGEKTYTKNIPRLSVLKTVTQSAENLIPVVSKQSGNFSLGRKLKLSSDYSVGANQSSSLTTINTSAETILSRSQTTSKENSLDAGNFSERSNIQSSFCVCKAIYLEENINNSQYDSLISKYKKGERNMQTGNASIGGKDYNSTSTSASASADWHYWCRLCAKIDTHSENIFYEHQPQITYSGGKSDDNRCTMAVAIGKYFCVQIKHDDDLPKLLCTECISLVTTLLDFNERVVKVQEMYGELQRAKLINDTDFQSIRLKYGILKEDPAQLCKHQPEEDCFTEKVDEASVANMHNFEIKLITEISTDCMQTNEVSHSLEFEGTEGEDPFASGVIVETSETQTLRAIKECDGESNDGKLSDFMPLNAQNKLLKTEINTNEKGGSSKKDKKLKLIDTNRKRSNKSSFGIKLEKFITGSEGKSTDDKYFCSTCSLHFQRPGNFRVHMKKRHGIVYELDPLTCPQCQKSFKTEFKLNHHIKTHRPLSDKRIFPCPQCDRKFQTKDSVSTHIKFVHEDIRPFICEECGKGTRTETTLREHMLIHTDLAPFECEICKKGFKNQARLKNHMQIHSSSKHICRECGLQLNTRETLNRHMLVHSDIMRHKCDYCGRAFKRAKTLKNHLILHSGLKPYTCDFCDRTFATGANCRTHKRKSHPEELAALEASGEKTYTKNIPRLSVLKTVTQSAENLIPVVSKQNDDLLLGRKSKLPPDCAIGANHSSSLTTINSSAATVLSSTVRQGEFITGDGLRI; the protein is encoded by the exons tgaaaatattttctatgaacaTCAACCACAAATAACTTACTCGGGGGGCAAAAGTGACGATAATAGATGTACAATGGCCGTAGcaataggaaaatatttttgcttacaa ATAAAACACGATGACGATTTGCCCAAATTATTATGCACAGAGTGCATTTCATTGGTAACAACCCTTCTAGATTTCAATGAACGTGTTGTTAAAGTGCAAGAAATGTATGCTGAACTGCAAAGTTCACAGATCGGTAATAATGTAGACTTCCAGTCTACTCGACTGAAATATGGAATTTTGAAGGAAGATCCAGCTCAATTATATAAGAACCGATATGGGGAAGATTGTTTTACTGAGAAGTTTGACCAAGCAAGTATAGCAGACATGCAcaattttgaaatcaaattaataacggAAATTCCAAGTGATGGTATCCAAGCCGATGAAGGTAGTCATGCCCTTGAATTTGAAGGCACGGAAGGTGACGATCCTTTTGCAGGCGGAGTTATCATTGAAACCCCTGAAACCCAGACTCTTCGTGCAATAAAAGAATGTGATGGAGAAAGTAATGATggtaaattatttgatttcatacCTTTGAATGCACAGAATAAGTTATTAAAAACCGAAATAAACACAAATGAAAAGGGAGGATCGTCAAAGAAAGATAAGAAATTGAAGTTAATTGATACTAATCGTAAACGATCTAACAAAAATAGTTTTGGCAAAAAGTTAGAAAAGTGTATTACTGATACCGAGGGAAAGTCAACTGAtgacaaatacttttgtagcaCTTGCTCACTTCACTTCCAACGTCCTGGCAATTATCGTGTGCATATGAAGAAAAGTCATGGCATCGTATATGAATTAGATCCTTTCACATGTCCTCAATGTCATAAATCTTTCAAAACTGGATACAAACTAAATCGTCATATAAAAACGCATCAGCCGCTGTCGGAAAAGCGAATATTTCCATGCCCACAATGTGATCGGAAATTCCAAACAAAAGATTATGTAGCTAGACATATAAAGTTTGTTCATGAAGATATTCGTCCATTTATTTGTGAAGAATGTGGAGAAGGTACTCGAACCGAAACTACACTACGAGAACATATGCTTATACACACTGACCTGGCACCTTTTGAATGTGAAATATGTAAGAAAGGTTTTAAAAATGAGTCGCGTCTAAAA AATCATATGGAGATACACAGTTCGAGTAAGCACATCTGCAGAGAATGTGGTTTGCAGTTAAATTCACGTGTAACGTTTAATCGTCATATGCTTGTACATTCTGATATTATGCGTCATAAGTGTGATTATTGTGGACGAGCATTTAAACGAGCCAAAACGCTGAAGAATCATTTAATACTCCATAGTGGTCTAAAGCCCTATACATGTGACTTCTGTGACAGAACTTTTGCAACTGGGGCCAATTGCCGGACTCACAAAAGAAAATCACATCCGGAAGAATTAGCGGCATTAGAGGCTTCAGGAGAAAAAACTTACACGAAAAATATACCCAGATTGTCTGTATTAAAAACAGt AACGCAATCTGCTGAAAATCTAATTCCTGTTGTCTCCAAACAGAGCGGTAATTTTTCATTAGGTAGGAAATTGAAACTTTCGTCCGATTATTCTGTTGGTGCCAACCAGTCCAGTTCCTTGACAACGATAAATACGTCTGCGGAAACAATACTTTCAAGAAGTCAAACAACTTCTAAAGAGAACAGTTTAGACGCGGGCAACTTTTCGGAAAGGAGTAATATACAATCGTCGTtttg CGTGTGCAAAGcaatatat cttgaagaaaatataaacaactCGCAATACGATTCATTaattagtaaatataaaaaaggagaGCGAAATATGCAGACAGGAAACGCATCAATCGGCGGAAAAGACTACAACTCCACTTCTACCTCCGCATCCGCATCCGCAGATTGGCACTATTGGTGTCGACTTTGCGCAAAGATTGATACACacagtgaaaatattttctatgaacaTCAACCACAAATAACTTACTCGGGGGGCAAAAGTGACGATAATAGATGTACAATGGCCGTAGcaataggaaaatatttttgtgtgcaa attAAACACGATGACGATCTGCCCAAATTGTTATGCACAGAGTGCATTTCATTGGTAACTACCCTTCTAGATTTTAATGAACGTGTTGTTAAAGTGCAAGAAATGTATGGTGAACTGCAAAGAGCTAAATTAATTAACGATACAGATTTTCAGTCTATTCGACTAAAATATGGAATTTTGAAGGAAGATCCAGCTCAATTATGCAAGCACCAACCTGAAGAAGATTGTTTTACTGAAAAGGTTGATGAAGCAAGTGTGGCAAACATGCAcaattttgaaatcaaattaataactgAAATTTCAACCGATTGTATGCAAACCAATGAAGTTAGTCATTCACTTGAATTTGAAGGCACGGAAGGTGAAGATCCTTTTGCCAGCGGAGTTATCGTTGAGACCTCTGAAACCCAGACTCTTCGTGCAATAAAAGAATGTGATGGAGAAAGTAATGATGGTAAATTATCTGATTTCATGCCTCTGAATGCACAGAATAAGTTATTAAAAAccgaaataaatacaaatgaaaagGGAGGATCGTCAAAGAAAGATAAGAAATTGAAGTTAATTGATACTAATCGTAAACGATCTAACAAAAGTAGTTTTGGTATAAAGTTAGAAAAGTTTATTACTGGCTCCGAGGGAAAGTCAACTGAtgacaaatacttttgtagcaCCTGCTCACTTCATTTTCAACGTCCTGGCAATTTTCGTGTacatatgaagaaaagacatgGCATTGTATATGAATTAGATCCTTTGACATGTCCTCAATGtcaaaaatctttcaaaacaGAATTCAAACTAAACCATCATATAAAAACGCATCGGCCACTGTCGGATAAGCGAATATTTCCATGCCCACAATGTGAccgaaaatttcaaacaaaagatTCTGTAAGCACacatataaaatttgttcatgAAGATATTCGTCCATTTATTTGTGAAGAATGTGGTAAAGGTACACGAACCGAAACAACACTACGAGAACATATGCTTATACACACTGACCTGGCACCTTTTGAATGTGAAATATGTAAGAAAGGTTTCAAAAATCAGGCGCGTTTAAAG aatcatatgcagatacACAGTTCCAGTAAGCACATCTGCAGAGAATGTGGCTTGCAATTAAATACTCGTGAAACTCTAAATCGTCATATGCTCGTACATTCTGATATTATGCGTCATAAGTGTGATTATTGTGGGCGAGCTTTTAAACGAGCCAAAACGCTGAAGAATCATTTAATACTCCATAGTGGTCTAAAGCCCTATACATGTGACTTCTGTGACAGAACTTTTGCAACTGGGGCCAATTGCCGGACTCACAAAAGAAAATCACATCCGGAAGAATTAGCGGCATTAGAGGCTTCAGGAGAAAAAACTTACACGAAAAATATACCCAGATTGTCTGTATTAAAAACAGt AACGCAATCTGCTGAAAACCTAATTCCTGTTGTCTCCAAACAGAATGATGATCTTTTATTAGGAAGGAAATCGAAACTTCCGCCCGATTGTGCTATTGGTGCCAATCACTCCAGTTCCTTGACAACGATAAATTCATCGGCTGCTACAGTACTTTCAAGCACAGTacgccaaggcgaatttattacaggcgATGGCCTTCGCATATAA